A region of Pyxidicoccus parkwaysis DNA encodes the following proteins:
- a CDS encoding macro domain-containing protein codes for MTIERGHGDLLAANVEALVNPVNTVGVMGKGLALQFKNAFPEVFTAYARACESGELIPGRMHIVQRAASPAFIIHFPTKQHWRQPSKLEYIRDGLEDLVARIRELGMRSIAIPALGCGNGGLAWAEVKPLIVQAFEPLPDVRVLLFEPAEAPTTAGPPRRGKTRR; via the coding sequence ATGACAATCGAACGCGGCCATGGAGACCTGCTCGCTGCCAACGTGGAGGCCCTTGTCAACCCGGTGAACACCGTGGGCGTCATGGGGAAGGGCCTGGCACTGCAGTTCAAGAATGCATTCCCGGAAGTCTTCACGGCCTATGCGCGGGCCTGCGAGTCGGGAGAGCTCATTCCAGGACGCATGCACATCGTGCAGAGAGCGGCCTCTCCGGCGTTCATCATCCACTTCCCCACGAAGCAGCACTGGCGGCAGCCTTCGAAGCTCGAATACATCCGCGACGGTCTGGAGGACCTGGTCGCTCGCATACGCGAGCTCGGCATGCGGTCCATTGCCATCCCCGCGCTGGGGTGTGGCAACGGCGGGCTCGCCTGGGCTGAGGTGAAGCCCCTCATCGTCCAGGCATTCGAGCCGTTGCCCGATGTCCGTGTGCTCCTGTTCGAGCCGGCCGAAGCGCCCACGACGGCGGGCCCGCCTCGTCGTGGCAAGACGCGTCGCTGA